A genomic region of Brevibacillus sp. JNUCC-41 contains the following coding sequences:
- the ahpC gene encoding alkyl hydroperoxide reductase subunit C, translated as MSLINKQVEDFKVQAYHAGEFKEVTLEDVKGKWAVFFFYPADFSFVCPTELADLQDNYETFKEIGCEVYSVSTDTHFSHKGWADATDTIGKIQYPMLADPANVLSRQFGVLIEEDGLALRGTFIVNPEGQIKAYEINDLGIGRNAEELVRKVQAAQFVAEHGDKVCPAKWTPGEATLEPSLDLVGKL; from the coding sequence ATGTCATTGATCAATAAACAAGTTGAAGATTTTAAAGTACAAGCTTACCATGCAGGAGAATTCAAAGAAGTTACACTTGAAGATGTTAAAGGAAAATGGGCAGTATTCTTTTTCTACCCAGCTGACTTCTCTTTCGTATGTCCAACTGAATTAGCTGATCTTCAAGATAACTATGAAACATTCAAGGAAATTGGTTGTGAAGTTTACTCAGTTTCAACAGATACTCATTTCAGCCACAAAGGATGGGCTGATGCTACTGATACAATCGGTAAAATCCAATATCCAATGTTAGCTGACCCAGCAAACGTTTTATCCCGTCAATTCGGTGTATTGATTGAAGAAGATGGATTGGCTCTACGTGGAACTTTCATCGTGAATCCAGAAGGACAAATTAAAGCATACGAAATTAATGACCTAGGAATTGGCCGTAATGCTGAAGAACTTGTAAGAAAAGTTCAAGCTGCGCAATTCGTAGCGGAACATGGAGATAAAGTTTGCCCTGCAAAATGGACTCCAGGTGAAGCCACTCTTGAACCAAGCCTAGACCTTGTAGGTAAACTTTAA
- a CDS encoding superoxide dismutase, protein MSDERDYTKEVSDWVDGVMEYLEKIDITDSPLLSNIERLSQLTKDMDEEEMDYEDMVLIEEEMARVYQEIEEIAREFSIQDRQSVPIGKHTLPPLPYAYEALEPTISREIMYLHHDKHHQAYVDGLNKAELMMKKARETKDFSLLKHWEKEAAFHGSGHYLHTLFWEEMIPGGGGQPRGDLLNQIETDFGSFAAFKSHFSEAAKQVEGVGWAILVWVPRARRLEILQSELHMVLTQWDTIPILVLDVWEHAYYLQYKNNRAAYVDKWWDVVNWPKTAVRFTEAKKLIWKKQ, encoded by the coding sequence ATGTCCGATGAACGAGATTATACTAAAGAGGTAAGTGATTGGGTTGATGGAGTGATGGAATATCTTGAGAAGATCGATATCACCGATTCGCCATTGCTGTCGAATATTGAACGGCTTTCCCAGTTGACAAAAGATATGGATGAGGAAGAAATGGATTATGAGGATATGGTCCTGATTGAAGAAGAGATGGCTCGGGTCTACCAGGAAATTGAAGAAATCGCTAGAGAATTCAGTATACAGGATAGGCAATCAGTGCCAATTGGGAAGCATACGCTACCGCCGTTACCTTATGCCTATGAGGCGTTGGAACCGACGATTTCAAGGGAAATCATGTATCTGCACCATGATAAGCATCATCAAGCATATGTCGATGGTCTGAATAAAGCGGAATTGATGATGAAAAAAGCGAGGGAAACGAAAGATTTTTCCTTGTTGAAACATTGGGAAAAGGAAGCAGCCTTTCATGGGTCAGGCCATTATCTCCATACGCTGTTCTGGGAAGAGATGATTCCGGGAGGGGGCGGACAGCCAAGGGGGGATTTACTCAATCAGATTGAGACGGATTTTGGAAGCTTTGCAGCTTTTAAAAGTCATTTTAGTGAAGCTGCCAAACAAGTAGAAGGAGTTGGCTGGGCGATTTTAGTCTGGGTTCCGCGTGCGCGGCGGCTAGAAATACTTCAATCGGAATTGCATATGGTTTTGACCCAGTGGGATACGATCCCAATTCTTGTTCTTGATGTATGGGAACATGCCTATTACCTGCAATATAAAAATAATCGGGCAGCCTATGTGGACAAATGGTGGGACGTTGTAAACTGGCCGAAAACTGCCGTAAGGTTCACCGAAGCGAAAAAACTTATCTGGAAAAAGCAATAA
- a CDS encoding YpuI family protein: MGNTLVKSQLEDVKGFLETTVAQLEEFMNETTYSKLQEEKSGDETYYKGILSSLRRMLVSCEEGLEACQIVLKNDVFNKAAAEKTLYRVYHQCIEEYFSPKSDRWFEDSRSAYTGKNSIKFHQSVPDSIISILKAVESGFQTMREELEFYETDYRTKMLQSR; the protein is encoded by the coding sequence TTGGGGAATACATTGGTAAAATCTCAGCTTGAGGATGTAAAAGGGTTTTTAGAAACGACAGTGGCTCAACTAGAAGAATTTATGAATGAGACGACCTATTCTAAGCTGCAAGAGGAAAAAAGCGGGGATGAAACCTATTATAAAGGAATCCTTTCTAGTTTAAGAAGAATGCTTGTAAGTTGTGAAGAGGGCTTGGAGGCTTGCCAAATCGTTCTGAAAAATGATGTTTTCAATAAAGCTGCAGCAGAAAAGACGCTTTATAGAGTTTATCATCAATGTATCGAAGAATACTTTTCCCCAAAATCAGATAGGTGGTTTGAGGACAGCAGATCTGCCTATACAGGAAAAAACTCGATTAAATTTCACCAAAGTGTACCTGACAGCATAATATCCATTCTGAAGGCCGTGGAAAGTGGATTCCAGACGATGCGTGAAGAATTGGAGTTTTATGAAACGGATTACCGGACGAAAATGTTACAGTCAAGATAA
- the scpB gene encoding SMC-Scp complex subunit ScpB — MEVINWKGILEALLFAAGDEGLSVKQIASVLEITEYQATDIVEGLKEEYISDVRGIQVIEIAGVYQMATKKEHSDYLKRLVETSSTQGLSQAALETLAIIAYKQPITRAEIDEIRGVKTDRPIHTLVTKVLIKEVGRAEGSGRAYLYGTTKEFLDYFGLNSIDELPPLADNSDDGFENGEADLFFEKFQQTIE, encoded by the coding sequence TTGGAAGTTATTAATTGGAAAGGGATTCTTGAGGCATTATTGTTTGCTGCCGGAGATGAAGGGCTGTCCGTCAAACAAATTGCCTCTGTCCTGGAGATTACGGAATATCAAGCAACGGACATCGTTGAAGGTTTAAAGGAAGAATATATATCGGATGTACGCGGGATTCAGGTGATCGAAATAGCGGGTGTTTATCAAATGGCGACAAAGAAAGAGCACTCGGATTACTTGAAAAGGCTGGTGGAAACATCAAGCACTCAAGGATTGTCCCAGGCGGCTTTGGAAACACTCGCAATCATTGCCTATAAACAGCCGATTACTAGAGCTGAAATTGATGAAATTCGCGGAGTGAAAACGGATCGCCCCATTCATACACTTGTCACTAAAGTCTTAATAAAAGAGGTCGGACGTGCCGAAGGCTCAGGCCGGGCTTATTTATATGGGACAACTAAAGAGTTTTTGGATTACTTCGGCCTGAATTCCATTGATGAATTACCGCCTCTCGCTGATAATTCGGATGATGGCTTTGAAAATGGTGAAGCCGATCTGTTTTTTGAAAAATTTCAGCAAACAATCGAATAA
- a CDS encoding segregation/condensation protein A, producing MGYNIKIDAFEGPMDLLLHLINRLEIDIYDIPMADITDQYLSYIHTMQHLELDVASEYLVMAATLLAIKSKTLLPKHEDELIMDEDGEMFEEDPRDELVEKLLEYKKYKNAAEEFKGMEEERSLIFTKPPSDLSVYVKEAESDKQELNISLYDMLGALQKLLRRQKIQKPLYTKVTKQEISIEKRMDEIMLELQSIKGKKSFFELFSLPVKEHIVITFMAVLELMKLNEIIVEQEDNFSDIMIAAKEGVEPVGSY from the coding sequence ATGGGTTATAATATAAAAATTGACGCTTTCGAAGGACCGATGGATTTACTTCTGCATTTGATTAATCGCCTGGAAATAGACATCTACGATATTCCGATGGCTGATATTACAGATCAATACCTAAGTTACATCCATACGATGCAGCATCTTGAATTGGATGTCGCCAGCGAATATCTAGTGATGGCTGCAACGTTGCTTGCCATCAAGAGTAAAACGTTGCTACCAAAGCATGAAGATGAACTGATAATGGATGAAGATGGGGAAATGTTTGAGGAAGATCCACGTGATGAGCTTGTGGAAAAACTATTAGAATATAAAAAGTATAAAAATGCAGCCGAAGAATTTAAAGGGATGGAAGAAGAAAGAAGCTTGATTTTCACCAAACCCCCAAGTGATTTATCAGTTTATGTAAAAGAAGCGGAAAGTGATAAGCAAGAGTTGAATATAAGTTTATACGATATGTTGGGGGCTCTTCAAAAACTGCTGCGAAGGCAAAAAATTCAAAAACCGCTTTACACGAAGGTAACGAAACAAGAGATATCGATAGAGAAACGAATGGATGAAATCATGCTTGAATTACAATCCATTAAAGGAAAGAAAAGTTTTTTTGAACTGTTCTCGCTCCCGGTTAAAGAGCATATCGTCATCACTTTCATGGCGGTGCTGGAACTGATGAAATTAAATGAAATCATCGTTGAACAGGAAGATAATTTTTCGGACATCATGATTGCTGCTAAGGAAGGTGTAGAACCAGTTGGAAGTTATTAA
- a CDS encoding YjcZ family sporulation protein, protein MGAGGFGHGGGFAFIVVLFILLVIVGASWC, encoded by the coding sequence ATGGGCGCAGGTGGTTTTGGACACGGCGGCGGATTCGCGTTTATTGTAGTATTGTTCATTTTATTAGTTATCGTCGGTGCTTCATGGTGTTAA
- a CDS encoding DUF309 domain-containing protein, protein MNYAEDYLSFLVHFHGPRDYFECHEILEEYWKETAPKERDSHWVGLIQIAVALYHDRRGNKKGASRTLSKALANLHLKKAELLKLGLNPERLFKLLEDTHERMLSQKPYKSINLPIADQNLIEKCQSICLQEGYIWGTDSDMANAAIVDKHLMRDRSDVISERARQLALRKTRMEDRP, encoded by the coding sequence TTGAATTACGCGGAAGACTACCTTTCTTTCCTTGTCCATTTCCATGGGCCAAGGGATTACTTCGAATGTCATGAAATTCTCGAAGAATATTGGAAGGAAACCGCACCAAAAGAGCGTGACTCTCATTGGGTCGGACTCATTCAAATTGCGGTTGCCCTGTATCATGATCGCAGGGGAAACAAAAAAGGGGCTTCAAGGACCCTGTCTAAAGCCCTGGCAAATCTCCACCTTAAAAAGGCCGAGCTCCTGAAGTTGGGACTCAATCCAGAACGACTGTTCAAATTGCTCGAGGACACCCATGAGCGAATGTTATCACAAAAGCCATATAAAAGCATTAATCTGCCGATAGCCGATCAAAACTTGATTGAAAAATGCCAGTCCATCTGTTTGCAAGAAGGGTACATATGGGGTACAGATAGCGACATGGCTAATGCAGCAATAGTTGATAAGCATCTAATGCGTGACCGTTCGGATGTCATTTCAGAAAGGGCTCGGCAGCTAGCCCTTCGAAAAACAAGAATGGAGGACCGCCCTTAA
- a CDS encoding GNAT family N-acetyltransferase, with amino-acid sequence MLIKYKKSYEKFAMGLLSFMPNEKEIKTLRNTMKNYETDENLQLFLWKDEEITGLIGIEVSPNHIEIQHISVNPSFRKQGIGKTMVRAIKEQYPDKELKANEFTESFLDRCEDF; translated from the coding sequence ATGTTGATTAAGTATAAGAAAAGTTATGAGAAGTTTGCCATGGGATTATTATCTTTCATGCCAAATGAAAAAGAAATAAAAACGCTTCGGAATACGATGAAGAATTATGAAACGGATGAAAATCTACAGCTGTTCTTATGGAAAGATGAAGAGATTACGGGCTTGATCGGGATAGAGGTCTCTCCAAACCACATTGAGATACAACATATATCCGTAAATCCATCCTTCCGGAAACAAGGTATCGGTAAAACGATGGTCAGGGCCATCAAGGAGCAATATCCTGACAAAGAATTAAAAGCAAATGAGTTTACGGAAAGCTTTCTTGACAGGTGTGAAGATTTTTGA
- a CDS encoding DUF1002 domain-containing protein: MKKMNKWVIMTILLCLLLPYKAFADAAVGEMIVTLGENLTNEQKNMILSEMKAPNDVEVLTVTNAEEHEYLGDYIASRLIGTKAISSSAITLEEKGTGLKLESKNINWVSDEMYINALATAGVKDATVYVTAPIPVSGTAALTGVIKAYEISADKKIPEDVKQAANEEMVKTAKLGDEIGTEEASALVTKIKEEMAANPPANTEEVREVVESSAKDLGISLNDAQTQSLIDLFNKLKELDIDWNAVGDQLTAAKDKLSNFLESEEGQSFLDKLKEVFSSLIDAIKSLFS, translated from the coding sequence ATGAAAAAAATGAATAAATGGGTCATTATGACCATTTTATTATGTCTATTATTGCCATATAAAGCTTTTGCAGATGCAGCTGTTGGTGAAATGATTGTCACACTTGGTGAGAATTTGACAAATGAACAAAAAAATATGATCTTATCAGAAATGAAAGCTCCAAACGATGTCGAGGTCCTGACAGTTACAAATGCGGAAGAACATGAATACTTAGGTGACTATATCGCTAGCCGTCTGATCGGTACAAAAGCGATTTCATCTTCTGCCATTACTTTGGAGGAAAAAGGTACCGGACTTAAACTGGAGTCTAAAAACATTAACTGGGTTTCCGATGAAATGTATATCAATGCACTGGCAACTGCTGGAGTAAAAGATGCTACCGTTTATGTCACAGCACCTATACCCGTTTCCGGTACAGCGGCTTTGACAGGAGTCATTAAAGCCTATGAAATCTCTGCCGACAAGAAGATTCCTGAAGATGTGAAACAGGCAGCGAATGAAGAAATGGTGAAAACAGCAAAATTGGGTGACGAAATCGGTACAGAAGAAGCCTCTGCACTGGTTACGAAAATCAAAGAGGAAATGGCTGCAAATCCACCAGCCAATACTGAAGAGGTCCGCGAGGTTGTCGAGTCTTCAGCAAAAGACCTTGGAATCAGTTTAAATGATGCTCAAACTCAAAGTTTAATTGATTTATTCAATAAGCTAAAAGAATTGGATATTGATTGGAACGCTGTCGGTGATCAGCTTACTGCAGCTAAAGATAAACTTTCCAATTTTCTTGAATCCGAAGAGGGTCAATCATTTCTGGATAAATTGAAAGAAGTCTTCAGTAGTTTAATAGACGCAATCAAGTCACTTTTCAGCTGA
- the lysA gene encoding diaminopimelate decarboxylase: MHLYGTGGVNERGHLEIGGVDTIELIEQFGTPLYVYDVELIRERARGFKRTFEELGISAQVAYASKAFSSIAMIQLAEQEGLSLDVVSAGELYTAIKANFPTERIHFHGNNKSDEELHMALDHDIGCIVVDNFSELTLLEEICTNREQKVKILLRVTPGIEAHTHDYILTGQEDSKFGFDLINGQAEAALRQALQSEFLEVLGLHCHIGSQIFQTTGFLLAAQKIIGKLNDWHGSVGFQPKVLNLGGGFGIRYTQEDDPLPASQYVEEIVREVQNLIADSDLVMPEIWIEPGRSLVGDAGVTLYKVGSEKEVPNVRKYIAVDGGMSDNIRPALYEAKYDAILANRPLDPVEETVSIAGKCCESGDMLIWDLPLPKAGRGDVLAVFCTGAYGYSMSNNYNRIPRPAVVFAENGEARLVIKRETYEDLIHLDLALHEAAVVTKE; this comes from the coding sequence ATGCATTTGTACGGAACCGGTGGTGTAAATGAACGTGGACACCTGGAGATTGGCGGAGTGGACACGATCGAATTGATCGAGCAATTTGGAACACCATTATATGTTTATGATGTAGAGCTAATTCGCGAACGGGCAAGAGGGTTCAAGAGAACATTTGAGGAATTAGGGATTTCGGCTCAAGTTGCTTACGCAAGTAAGGCCTTTTCTTCGATTGCCATGATCCAGTTGGCAGAGCAAGAAGGACTTTCTCTCGATGTTGTCTCGGCGGGGGAATTGTATACGGCAATTAAGGCGAATTTCCCAACAGAACGAATTCATTTTCATGGAAATAACAAAAGTGATGAAGAGCTACATATGGCTTTGGATCATGACATTGGCTGTATAGTAGTCGATAATTTTTCAGAGTTGACACTGTTGGAAGAAATTTGTACAAACCGTGAACAAAAGGTGAAAATCCTTCTTCGTGTAACACCAGGTATCGAAGCCCATACGCATGATTATATATTGACGGGACAAGAAGATTCGAAATTTGGTTTTGATCTTATTAACGGCCAGGCCGAAGCTGCCCTTCGGCAAGCACTGCAAAGTGAATTCCTCGAAGTGCTGGGGCTTCACTGTCATATCGGTTCCCAGATCTTTCAAACGACCGGTTTCCTTCTTGCAGCCCAAAAAATTATCGGCAAGCTGAATGATTGGCACGGCTCGGTAGGGTTTCAACCAAAGGTATTGAATCTCGGAGGGGGTTTCGGGATTCGGTATACACAAGAGGACGACCCGCTACCGGCATCCCAATATGTTGAGGAAATCGTTAGGGAAGTGCAGAACCTGATTGCAGATTCTGATTTAGTGATGCCTGAAATCTGGATCGAACCTGGCCGTTCATTAGTCGGAGACGCCGGTGTGACACTGTACAAGGTCGGTTCTGAAAAGGAAGTTCCTAATGTCCGCAAATATATTGCCGTTGATGGGGGCATGAGTGATAATATACGTCCCGCTCTTTACGAAGCGAAATATGATGCCATTCTCGCAAACCGGCCGCTTGACCCTGTAGAAGAGACAGTGTCCATTGCCGGGAAATGCTGTGAAAGCGGAGATATGTTGATTTGGGATTTACCATTGCCAAAAGCTGGCCGCGGTGATGTCTTGGCGGTATTTTGTACAGGGGCATATGGATATTCCATGTCAAATAATTACAATCGGATTCCAAGACCGGCTGTCGTCTTTGCTGAAAATGGAGAAGCCCGGTTGGTCATCAAACGAGAGACGTACGAAGATCTTATCCATTTGGATTTGGCCCTTCATGAAGCGGCAGTCGTCACTAAAGAATAG
- a CDS encoding spore germination protein yields the protein MMTSEKPENMKPIPNRVAEVDAYMEKNVGLGVSFDLGVRRIKVLRKDVHLYYVNGLTDTEYIIEILDSLIHNKNAEILTTKVFDAVKELLVHQSVEEIKTMDELVDQVLSGLIVVVVDGKPIGLVVDVRSYPGRQPVEPDTEKVVRGSRDGFVENIIINTAITRRRIRDERLRFEMLHVGERSKTDISIGYIKDIADPDLIEIVRKELNNIDVDGITMADKTIEEFIVKQKYNPYPLVRYTERADVAATHLLEGHVLIYVDTSPSVIITPSTLFHHMQHAEEYRQAPAVGTLVRWVRFLGIFVSLYLLPIWLLFCLEPSLLPEKLEYIGPNDKTHIPIVIQIFISDIGIEFLRMAAVHTPTPLSTAMGLVAAVLIGQIAIDVGLFVPEVVLYASVATIGTFVTPSLELGVANKISRLVLLVLVALFKVPGLVIGITLYIIMLTNIKTLNTPYLWPLLPFQPKALSHIILRRPYPGTIERPSIVHPQDLYRQPRKSKG from the coding sequence ATGATGACTTCAGAAAAACCTGAAAACATGAAACCGATTCCGAATAGGGTAGCGGAAGTTGACGCGTACATGGAAAAGAATGTAGGTCTGGGCGTCAGCTTCGACTTAGGGGTAAGAAGGATAAAGGTTCTAAGAAAAGATGTGCATCTTTACTATGTAAACGGGCTGACGGATACAGAGTACATCATTGAAATCCTCGATTCTCTTATTCATAACAAAAATGCGGAAATCTTGACCACTAAAGTTTTTGATGCAGTCAAAGAGTTGCTTGTACACCAATCCGTTGAGGAAATAAAGACGATGGATGAGCTTGTTGATCAGGTTTTATCCGGATTAATAGTCGTTGTTGTTGATGGTAAACCAATAGGATTGGTTGTGGATGTCCGGAGTTATCCAGGGAGACAGCCAGTAGAACCCGATACGGAAAAAGTCGTCCGTGGATCAAGGGACGGTTTTGTCGAGAATATCATCATTAACACAGCGATAACAAGACGGAGGATCAGGGATGAAAGATTACGTTTCGAAATGTTGCATGTAGGGGAACGATCGAAAACGGATATATCCATCGGCTACATTAAAGATATTGCCGATCCTGATTTAATTGAAATCGTTCGTAAGGAATTGAATAATATTGATGTTGATGGCATAACGATGGCCGATAAAACGATCGAAGAGTTCATCGTCAAGCAAAAATATAACCCATACCCGCTTGTCAGGTACACGGAACGGGCTGATGTAGCTGCAACACATTTACTTGAGGGGCATGTCCTTATTTATGTGGATACGTCACCGAGTGTCATCATAACCCCGTCCACTCTATTCCATCACATGCAGCACGCTGAGGAGTATCGGCAGGCACCTGCTGTTGGAACCTTGGTACGCTGGGTCCGATTTCTCGGGATTTTCGTTTCGTTATACTTGCTGCCGATTTGGTTATTGTTTTGTTTAGAGCCTTCCCTCCTGCCGGAGAAGCTCGAGTATATCGGGCCGAATGATAAAACGCATATACCCATCGTGATCCAAATCTTCATTTCAGATATTGGGATAGAATTTTTAAGGATGGCAGCCGTCCATACCCCGACCCCGCTTTCTACGGCAATGGGCTTGGTTGCGGCAGTTTTGATAGGACAGATAGCGATAGATGTTGGGCTATTTGTTCCTGAGGTGGTTCTCTACGCTTCCGTAGCGACAATCGGCACATTTGTCACTCCGAGTTTAGAACTAGGGGTTGCGAATAAGATTTCCCGATTAGTCCTGCTAGTATTGGTCGCTTTATTTAAAGTGCCTGGCCTAGTCATAGGCATCACACTCTACATTATTATGCTTACTAATATAAAAACGTTAAATACGCCTTATTTATGGCCGCTTCTCCCGTTTCAGCCAAAGGCCCTGTCACATATAATATTAAGAAGACCTTATCCTGGCACTATAGAACGTCCGAGTATTGTACATCCCCAGGATCTCTATAGGCAGCCGAGAAAATCTAAAGGTTGA
- a CDS encoding stage V sporulation protein AE, whose product MVTKRNVILITDGDEYAKRAVEHVAKEIGGRCISMSQGNPSRYTGLELVELIKKAKYDPVLVMFDDSGFIGEGSGEQAMKVVAGHPDINVLGVIAVASKSRREEWTKVDICIDRDGNLTPNGVDKYGAEEFELGKITGDTVYCIDQLHVPIVVGIGDIGKMSHQDDFKRGAPITKLAVEIILERSGHDDFRKT is encoded by the coding sequence ATGGTGACCAAACGAAACGTGATATTGATTACGGATGGAGATGAGTATGCGAAACGGGCTGTCGAGCACGTAGCGAAGGAAATAGGGGGAAGGTGTATCTCCATGTCCCAAGGTAATCCATCACGATATACGGGCTTGGAGCTAGTTGAATTAATAAAAAAGGCGAAGTATGATCCAGTATTGGTCATGTTTGATGATAGCGGTTTTATCGGAGAAGGATCAGGCGAACAGGCAATGAAGGTAGTTGCCGGTCACCCTGATATTAATGTCCTTGGTGTGATAGCGGTCGCTTCAAAGAGTAGAAGGGAAGAATGGACCAAAGTGGATATCTGTATTGACCGTGATGGTAACCTGACACCGAACGGGGTTGATAAATACGGCGCCGAAGAATTTGAACTCGGCAAGATAACTGGAGATACGGTGTATTGCATCGATCAATTACATGTTCCCATAGTAGTGGGGATAGGGGATATCGGGAAAATGTCCCATCAGGATGATTTTAAAAGAGGAGCACCGATAACGAAGCTAGCGGTGGAAATCATATTGGAAAGGAGTGGTCATGATGACTTCAGAAAAACCTGA
- a CDS encoding stage V sporulation protein AB: protein MTGKIIFGIFVGLAGGFATGAGFVAFLTVLGVIPRLTQLTKTMKMIHYYEGAIIAGVVAGTWLGLQETEFSLPYFLLIPIGLADGIFNGMLAAALTEVLNVFPVLSKRIGIQEKIIYLLMALVLGKIAGSLFQWIYLVDL, encoded by the coding sequence ATGACCGGTAAAATTATATTTGGAATCTTTGTCGGTTTGGCCGGGGGTTTTGCGACAGGTGCCGGTTTTGTAGCGTTTTTAACTGTACTTGGGGTGATTCCGAGACTGACCCAGCTGACAAAAACAATGAAGATGATTCATTACTATGAAGGAGCCATCATTGCGGGCGTTGTCGCAGGGACATGGTTAGGATTACAGGAAACGGAATTTTCCCTCCCGTATTTTTTATTAATTCCGATCGGTTTGGCTGACGGGATATTTAATGGAATGCTTGCTGCTGCCTTAACTGAAGTCCTGAATGTATTTCCGGTTTTGTCAAAGCGAATCGGAATTCAAGAGAAAATCATTTATCTGTTAATGGCACTCGTATTGGGAAAAATAGCCGGATCATTATTCCAATGGATTTATTTAGTGGATTTATAA
- a CDS encoding stage V sporulation protein AA: protein MVAVVYIRMRNRVQVKGNQTVRIKDIARIIGPEEVITNIEEIILLTVKKEDKNIIVVDLAQVIVAIRKMDPTIELESFGPSQTIIEIIFSKKKMSYLTFALVWFLLFIGGGMTIMNFHVDVSMGEVHQKIFTIITGKVEDKPLLIQIPYSFGLGMGMILFFNHFFKKRFNEEPSPLEVEMFNYQQDLDSYVIMNENKENVRHLDDR from the coding sequence ATAGTGGCAGTTGTATATATCAGGATGAGGAACCGTGTACAAGTAAAGGGAAATCAAACGGTGAGGATAAAAGATATTGCAAGGATAATCGGACCTGAAGAAGTGATTACCAACATTGAAGAAATTATATTATTAACGGTCAAGAAGGAAGATAAGAATATTATTGTCGTTGATTTGGCTCAAGTTATCGTGGCCATCCGCAAGATGGACCCGACTATTGAACTGGAGTCATTCGGGCCCTCCCAAACGATCATCGAAATCATCTTCTCGAAAAAGAAAATGTCATACCTGACATTCGCCTTGGTTTGGTTTTTGTTATTTATCGGCGGCGGGATGACGATCATGAATTTTCATGTGGATGTCAGCATGGGGGAAGTGCATCAAAAAATCTTTACTATAATCACGGGAAAAGTGGAAGATAAGCCATTATTGATCCAAATCCCATATAGCTTCGGCCTTGGTATGGGCATGATTCTATTTTTTAATCACTTTTTTAAAAAACGCTTCAATGAGGAACCTAGTCCGCTCGAGGTTGAAATGTTCAACTATCAGCAGGATTTGGACAGTTATGTAATCATGAATGAAAATAAGGAGAATGTGCGCCACCTTGATGACCGGTAA